In the Sediminitomix flava genome, one interval contains:
- the rseP gene encoding RIP metalloprotease RseP, translating to MEGIVMAAQLILGLSILVGLHELGHMLAAKMFGMRVEKFSIGFPPKVFSFTWGETEYSLGATPLGGFVKISGMVDESLDDEQLASEPKPYEFRSKPAWQRLIVMLGGIIMNVLTGMVIFGFLTYSQGETLLTMEEVNKDGVYVGELGEKIGLQTGDKILKVNDKDVVYFSDATDMNAILSEKCTYTVERDGKEMTLEVPSTFLDELSDRENQDKIFIQPLVQFHIKEVMPNSSASAAGLEAGDKILGVNSISTVYFHDLKSALSKFADKDVTLKVEREGEVLDLPAHVQPAGTLGFMPQLEINYERRDYSLGTAMVIGTERAFGIITSQVKAFSRMLKGDVSPQKSLSGPVGIAQMYGGIWDWMRFWTLTGMLSMVLAFMNLLPIPALDGGHVVFLLYEMISGRKPTDQFLGVAQRIGMVILLTLMVFVFGNDIYNLIVSFIGK from the coding sequence ATGGAAGGAATTGTGATGGCTGCCCAACTTATTTTGGGGCTTTCAATATTAGTCGGATTACACGAACTCGGTCACATGTTGGCAGCAAAGATGTTTGGCATGCGAGTGGAGAAGTTTTCCATCGGTTTTCCTCCAAAGGTATTCAGTTTTACTTGGGGTGAAACAGAATATTCATTAGGAGCAACGCCGCTCGGAGGCTTTGTGAAAATCTCAGGAATGGTAGATGAGTCTTTGGACGATGAACAACTAGCATCTGAGCCAAAACCTTATGAATTCCGCTCAAAGCCCGCATGGCAACGTCTGATCGTAATGCTTGGCGGTATCATAATGAATGTACTGACAGGTATGGTTATTTTTGGTTTCCTTACTTACTCACAAGGAGAAACACTTCTCACAATGGAAGAAGTAAACAAAGATGGTGTTTACGTAGGTGAGTTAGGAGAGAAAATTGGTCTTCAGACAGGAGATAAAATTCTGAAAGTAAATGATAAAGACGTTGTTTACTTTTCGGATGCCACAGATATGAATGCAATTCTTTCTGAGAAATGTACTTATACAGTTGAAAGAGACGGAAAAGAAATGACTTTGGAAGTTCCTTCAACATTCTTGGATGAATTGAGTGACAGAGAGAATCAAGATAAAATTTTCATTCAACCTTTGGTACAATTCCATATCAAAGAAGTAATGCCAAATTCAAGTGCGTCAGCAGCAGGGCTTGAGGCAGGTGATAAAATTTTGGGTGTAAACTCAATCTCAACGGTTTATTTCCATGACTTGAAATCAGCACTTTCAAAGTTTGCAGATAAGGATGTTACTTTAAAAGTTGAAAGAGAAGGAGAAGTACTTGATTTGCCTGCACACGTTCAACCAGCAGGAACACTAGGTTTTATGCCACAGCTAGAAATCAACTATGAAAGAAGAGATTATAGCTTAGGAACTGCAATGGTGATTGGTACAGAGAGAGCTTTCGGGATCATTACTTCTCAAGTGAAGGCTTTCAGCAGAATGCTTAAAGGAGATGTGTCTCCTCAGAAAAGTCTTTCAGGGCCTGTTGGTATTGCTCAAATGTATGGTGGCATTTGGGATTGGATGCGTTTCTGGACATTGACAGGTATGCTTTCAATGGTCTTGGCATTTATGAACCTACTTCCAATTCCAGCACTTGATGGTGGTCATGTTGTATTCTTATTATACGAAATGATTTCTGGAAGAAAGCCAACAGATCAATTCTTAGGAGTAGCACAAAGAATTGGAATGGTTATTTTATTAACCTTGATGGTATTTGTCTTCGGAAATGACATCTATAATCTGATTGTGAGTTTTATAGGTAAATAG